A single region of the Hippoglossus hippoglossus isolate fHipHip1 chromosome 17, fHipHip1.pri, whole genome shotgun sequence genome encodes:
- the LOC117778045 gene encoding transcription initiation factor IIB-like, translating to MSGGDRAASGDALALLRVQCPNHPDAILVEDYRAGDMICPECGLVVGDRVIDVGSEWRMFSNDKALKDPSRVGDAQNPLLNGEDLTTKISKGTGAASFGEFGKSVTYQNRRTTSSSDRAMLNAFKEISTMADRINLPRNIIDRTNNLFKQVYEQKSLKGRANDTIASACLYIACRQDGVARTFKEICAVSRISKKEIGRCFKLILKALETSVDLITAGDFMSRFCSNLGLPKHVQMAATQIAREAVELDLVPGRSPISVAAAAIYMASQASAEKKTQKEIRDIAGVAHATIRQSYRLIYPRAAELFPADFKFDTPVDKLPQL from the exons CGGAGACGCTCTGGCCCTTCTCAGAGTTCAGTGTCCTAACCACCCTGATGCCATCCTGGTGGAGGACTACAGAGCAGGGGACATGATATGCCCCGAATGCGGCCTTGTAGTAG GGGACCGTGTAATTGATGTGGGCTCAGAGTGGCGAATGTTTTCTAATGACAAAGCCCTTAAAGACCCCTCCAGAGTGGGAGACGCCCAGAACCCACTGCTCAATGGAGAAGACCTAACCACCAAGATCAGCAAG GGAACTGGTGCAGCTAGTTTTGGTGAGTTTGGAAAGTCAGTAACGTACCAGAACCGGCGAACCACGAGCAGCTCCGACCGGGCCATGCTCAACGCCTTTAAAGAGATCAGCACCATGGCAGATCGCATCAACCTTCCAAGAAACATCATA GACAGAACCAACAACTTATTCAAGCAAGTGTATGAACAGAAGAGTCTGAAGGGACGAGCCAATGATACCATTGCTTCGGCCTGTCTCTACATCGCCTGCAGACAAGATGGCGTAGCGAGAACTTTTAAAG AGATCTGCGCCGTCTCTAGAATCTCCAAGAAGGAGATCGGTAGATGCTTCAAGCTGATCCTGAAGGCGCTGGAGACCAGCGTGGACCTAATCACCGCGGGAGACTTCATGTCCCGCTTCTGCTCAAACCTCGGGCTGCCCAAGCATGTGCAGATGGCGGCCACCCAGATCGCCAGGGAGGCCGTGGAGCTGGACCTGGTGCCCGGCAGGAGCCCGATCTCTGTGGCCGCGGCAGCTATTTACATGGCCTCCCAGGCCTCCGCAGAGAAGAAGACCCAGAAAG AAATCAGAGATATCGCCGGGGTCGCACACGCCACAATCAGACAGTCGTACCGACTCATCTACCCGCGAGCTGCGGAACTTTTCCCTGCAGACTTCAAATTCGACACGCCCGTGGACAAGCTGCCCCAGCTGTGA